One Ardenticatenales bacterium DNA segment encodes these proteins:
- a CDS encoding TldD/PmbA family protein — MKSVEFSQTVCKGYLRIVDTDASVDLSVKAGIALDETGSLRSRDLAPNSAIVQALWERNIFSCSSDIERMGMELLALGKRVRNRNLALTSFIMQQSEYVRITTAERQVDDTRIWSMGRSVLTSPNGQTFYRDVWIDSSEDVLAEFASNTDAMLAELGDVNITTSPSLTIPGTVIFPPGTGGYFIHEVFGHMLEGDLVSQGVSVFGKHIHLGDRIGPDFLNVADDPAGFSEHIGLAAVDDEGEPLNRIPLVSAGTLSGYICDRETAALLGDGVGAGCARRQSYKHKAVPRMRSTFVSPTGTGNDLNQIIADTESGFLVSQLIAGNVNPMTGDFMLICGNGYVIVDGQITTPVRGVTLYGNALTAMRTIDTIGSDFKMIPLQCAKAGQILPVCAGSPTIRVHDLIATRNI; from the coding sequence GTGAAAAGCGTGGAATTCTCGCAAACGGTATGCAAGGGATATTTGCGTATCGTGGACACGGACGCCAGCGTGGATTTATCCGTCAAGGCCGGCATTGCCCTGGATGAAACGGGTTCTTTGCGATCACGCGACCTTGCTCCCAATTCAGCTATTGTCCAGGCCCTCTGGGAACGTAACATTTTCTCGTGCTCATCGGACATTGAGCGTATGGGGATGGAATTGTTGGCATTGGGGAAGCGTGTTCGCAACAGGAATCTGGCGTTAACATCATTCATTATGCAGCAATCCGAATATGTTCGGATCACAACAGCGGAGCGGCAAGTGGATGACACACGCATATGGAGCATGGGCCGTAGCGTCCTAACATCGCCCAATGGGCAAACATTTTACCGCGATGTGTGGATTGACTCGTCCGAAGATGTACTCGCTGAGTTTGCTTCCAACACTGACGCCATGCTGGCGGAACTCGGCGATGTAAACATCACGACCTCTCCATCCCTCACTATACCTGGAACCGTGATATTTCCTCCGGGAACGGGTGGCTATTTTATCCATGAAGTATTTGGGCATATGTTGGAAGGCGATCTGGTTAGCCAGGGCGTTTCCGTTTTTGGCAAGCATATCCATCTGGGCGACCGAATTGGTCCTGATTTCCTGAATGTGGCTGATGATCCGGCCGGATTTTCAGAACATATCGGACTTGCCGCCGTGGATGATGAAGGCGAACCGTTGAACCGTATTCCGCTTGTGTCCGCGGGAACCTTGAGCGGATACATTTGCGACCGGGAAACCGCGGCTTTGTTGGGAGATGGTGTTGGCGCCGGATGCGCAAGGCGACAATCTTATAAGCATAAGGCTGTTCCCAGAATGCGTTCCACCTTTGTGTCGCCGACCGGAACAGGGAATGATCTCAACCAGATAATCGCGGACACGGAAAGCGGTTTCCTGGTGTCACAACTCATAGCGGGCAACGTCAACCCCATGACGGGCGATTTCATGCTCATATGTGGTAATGGATACGTCATCGTTGATGGACAAATAACAACCCCGGTACGTGGCGTCACACTATACGGCAATGCGCTTACCGCGATGAGAACAATTGACACGATTGGTAGCGATTTTAAGATGATACCCTTGCAATGCGCGAAAGCAGGTCAGATCCTTCCGGTTTGCGCCGGTTCTCCTACTATCAGAGTACATGATCTTATAGCCACAAGGAATATCTAA
- a CDS encoding ABC transporter ATP-binding protein produces MNSNLMSECVINFENVMFSYNEKENAVDDLTMCIHRGQSLAILGHNGAGKTTTLRLILGLLHPQQGRILVNGLAPDSPLIPRGMIAYMPETGGIYDRLTGFQNLVFRARAANVDPTDIHARSTFWLEKLGLLQRGDEKVGYWSKGLKQRLSLACALICNPRLLLLDEPTNGLDPESLSIVMKVLQETNAQETTLLICSHDLNAVQQVCNQMIIIQYGRLLHMSSIEDATPELLREKYLELTTTR; encoded by the coding sequence ATGAACAGCAATTTGATGAGCGAGTGCGTGATTAATTTCGAAAACGTCATGTTTTCGTACAACGAAAAAGAAAACGCGGTTGACGACTTAACGATGTGTATCCACCGTGGACAATCGCTGGCAATTCTGGGTCACAATGGCGCTGGAAAAACGACGACTTTGCGGTTGATTCTGGGGCTGTTGCATCCGCAACAAGGCCGTATCCTGGTCAATGGTCTTGCTCCCGATTCCCCGTTGATACCACGCGGCATGATAGCCTATATGCCGGAGACAGGCGGGATATATGATAGATTGACCGGGTTTCAAAACCTGGTATTTCGGGCACGCGCCGCGAATGTTGATCCAACTGACATTCATGCCAGATCCACATTCTGGCTGGAAAAGCTGGGACTTCTGCAAAGAGGCGATGAAAAGGTGGGTTACTGGTCAAAGGGACTGAAGCAACGGCTCTCGCTGGCCTGTGCCTTGATTTGCAACCCACGGCTCCTGCTCCTGGATGAACCCACTAATGGGCTTGATCCGGAGAGTCTTTCTATCGTCATGAAGGTGCTGCAAGAGACCAATGCTCAGGAAACAACGCTCCTCATTTGCAGCCATGACCTGAATGCCGTTCAGCAAGTGTGTAACCAGATGATCATTATTCAGTACGGCAGACTCCTACACATGAGTTCCATAGAGGACGCTACTCCTGAATTGCTGCGCGAGAAGTATCTGGAATTGACAACGACAAGGTAA